In Thermococcus sp., a single window of DNA contains:
- a CDS encoding lysyl aminopeptidase codes for MVDIELLKKVVEAPGVSGYEFLGIRDVVIEALKDYVDEVYVDKLGNVIAHKKGNGPKIMIAAHMDKIGVMVNHIDKEGYLHLVPIGGVDPRTLVAQKVRFFTEKGERYGVVGHIPPHIQKPEDRKKAADWDTIVVDVGADSKEEAEGMGFRVGTVGEFAPAFVQLNENRIASPYLDDRICLYTLIEAARRVEDHEADIYFVASVQEEVGLRGARVASYAIEPEIGIAMDVTFAKQVGDKGKIVPKLGGGPVMDVGPNINPKVRSFADEVAGKYGIELQVEASPRPTGTDANIMQINREGVATAVLSVPIRYMHSQVETADLRDVEKTIEFARRFLEELRPMDLTP; via the coding sequence ATGGTGGATATAGAACTGCTCAAAAAAGTCGTTGAAGCCCCAGGCGTTTCTGGGTACGAGTTCCTTGGAATACGGGACGTCGTTATCGAGGCCTTAAAGGACTACGTGGACGAGGTTTATGTTGACAAGCTCGGCAACGTCATAGCCCACAAAAAGGGCAACGGACCGAAGATAATGATAGCCGCCCACATGGACAAAATAGGTGTCATGGTAAACCACATAGACAAGGAGGGTTACCTCCACCTCGTCCCCATCGGCGGTGTTGACCCAAGAACCCTCGTAGCCCAGAAAGTGCGGTTTTTCACGGAGAAGGGCGAGCGCTACGGTGTCGTTGGCCATATACCCCCACACATTCAGAAGCCAGAGGACAGGAAGAAGGCCGCGGACTGGGATACTATAGTCGTTGACGTTGGCGCCGACAGCAAGGAGGAAGCCGAAGGAATGGGCTTCCGCGTTGGAACCGTCGGAGAGTTCGCCCCGGCCTTTGTCCAGCTCAACGAGAACCGCATTGCCAGCCCATATCTGGACGACCGTATCTGCCTTTACACCCTGATAGAGGCCGCCAGGCGCGTTGAAGACCATGAAGCGGACATATACTTTGTCGCGAGCGTTCAGGAGGAAGTGGGCCTCCGCGGTGCGAGGGTCGCGAGCTACGCTATAGAACCGGAGATAGGGATAGCCATGGACGTCACCTTCGCCAAGCAGGTCGGCGACAAGGGCAAGATAGTTCCGAAGCTCGGCGGCGGACCAGTCATGGACGTCGGCCCGAACATCAACCCTAAGGTTCGCTCCTTCGCCGACGAAGTTGCTGGGAAGTACGGCATAGAGCTTCAGGTCGAGGCCAGTCCGAGACCGACTGGAACCGACGCCAATATCATGCAGATAAACCGCGAGGGAGTCGCGACCGCCGTCCTGAGCGTCCCGATACGCTACATGCACAGCCAAGTCGAGACGGCAGACCTTAGGGACGTCGAGAAGACCATTGAGTTCGCCAGACGCTTCCTCGAAGAGCTCCGCCCGATGGATCTCACCCCGTGA
- a CDS encoding CBS domain-containing protein gives MVGIPVQEVMTEGYRKVDIEAPLSEAIGIFEKEDPDLILVFEGKNYKGVLTQDLIIRSHLKWDPTKAKVKDVYKPAPVIGPEEDVSKAAKLMMEVDLRSLPVGPDRNKIRGVISDVALLAKAAEKEFGKKSISEYMTQDVITLGPGDTVAKAFATMRDHAISRIPVVNGEGRLEGLVTLHDLIIRFIRPRFKAQLGEVVGEKVPPFSTPLRDVMIRGVITARPDSTVREAIEVMRDNDIDGLVVVDESDRVKGVLTVKDLLLPISRMVEKEAKFYLQLGGDAAILSDFTRERIIEDVKRFVKGYEDMLGNEGIIYLYIRRFNEKFRGVHLYQARMRVVTDKGIYIATGETWGAIQAVHDGLRAIERQILQKVELEKDKRYYKRFLERMELG, from the coding sequence ATGGTCGGTATTCCGGTGCAGGAGGTTATGACCGAAGGCTACAGAAAAGTGGACATCGAGGCACCGCTTTCTGAGGCGATAGGAATCTTCGAGAAGGAAGACCCTGACCTGATTCTTGTGTTTGAAGGGAAAAACTACAAAGGTGTCCTGACCCAGGACCTCATAATTCGCTCCCACCTGAAGTGGGACCCGACCAAAGCCAAGGTTAAAGACGTTTACAAGCCAGCCCCCGTTATCGGGCCGGAAGAAGACGTTAGCAAGGCGGCCAAACTGATGATGGAGGTTGACCTCAGATCCCTGCCGGTTGGCCCGGACAGGAATAAAATAAGGGGAGTTATAAGCGATGTGGCCCTCCTGGCAAAAGCGGCCGAGAAGGAGTTTGGAAAGAAGAGCATATCCGAGTACATGACGCAGGACGTCATAACCCTCGGACCCGGCGACACAGTGGCGAAGGCATTTGCAACGATGAGGGACCACGCAATATCCAGGATACCAGTGGTCAACGGGGAGGGACGGCTTGAAGGACTCGTTACGCTACACGACCTCATAATACGGTTCATCAGGCCACGCTTCAAAGCCCAGCTCGGAGAAGTCGTCGGGGAAAAGGTTCCCCCCTTCAGCACGCCCCTGAGGGACGTCATGATACGGGGGGTAATAACCGCCCGCCCGGACTCCACGGTTAGGGAAGCCATAGAGGTAATGAGGGATAACGACATAGACGGCTTAGTGGTGGTAGATGAGAGTGACCGCGTTAAGGGTGTGCTAACCGTTAAGGACCTCCTGCTCCCGATATCAAGGATGGTCGAGAAGGAGGCGAAGTTCTACCTGCAGCTCGGAGGAGATGCGGCGATCCTGAGCGATTTCACGCGGGAGCGGATTATAGAGGATGTTAAACGTTTCGTGAAGGGGTACGAGGACATGCTGGGAAACGAGGGGATCATCTACCTTTACATACGGCGCTTCAACGAAAAGTTCCGTGGCGTGCACCTGTACCAAGCAAGGATGCGCGTGGTTACAGATAAGGGAATCTACATAGCCACGGGAGAAACGTGGGGGGCCATACAGGCTGTTCATGACGGTCTACGGGCAATAGAGAGGCAGATACTCCAGAAGGTGGAGCTGGAAAAGGACAAAAGGTACTACAAGCGGTTCCTTGAGAGGATGGAGCTCGGGTGA
- a CDS encoding TBP-interacting protein: MRYEELAPRIKRVYAQVRYLDDYHWELRDDRILGIHKKSNVNVVIDVADNKEHAEKLAGNDVGGIHIIAVPDKSVFYVHNGAFILTYRYIKATLADINDHVVWSGFKVVERDGKLVQEDFYEYLGGALINHIKSNMLAGRDYILWQFYKCEECGKYVDIDSLERHLKDHGIKHHEKSEERYEVFEINFRDGKIYDSVGDEVPKSRFSGEGLEFLNEVFSGSS; encoded by the coding sequence ATGAGATACGAGGAGCTTGCCCCGCGGATAAAGAGGGTGTACGCTCAGGTAAGGTACCTGGACGATTATCACTGGGAGCTCAGGGATGACCGCATACTCGGGATTCATAAGAAGAGCAACGTAAACGTTGTTATAGACGTCGCCGACAACAAGGAGCATGCCGAGAAGCTGGCCGGTAACGACGTGGGCGGTATTCACATCATAGCGGTTCCGGATAAGAGCGTATTTTACGTCCACAACGGCGCCTTCATACTCACATATCGCTATATCAAGGCCACCCTTGCCGATATAAACGACCACGTCGTGTGGAGCGGGTTTAAGGTCGTTGAGAGGGACGGGAAGCTCGTGCAGGAGGACTTCTACGAGTACCTCGGGGGCGCGCTCATAAACCACATAAAGAGCAACATGCTCGCGGGCAGGGACTACATCCTGTGGCAGTTCTACAAATGCGAGGAGTGCGGGAAGTACGTGGATATCGATTCCCTCGAGAGGCACCTCAAAGACCACGGGATCAAGCACCACGAAAAGAGCGAGGAACGCTATGAGGTCTTTGAGATCAACTTCCGGGACGGTAAGATTTACGACAGTGTCGGGGATGAGGTTCCAAAGAGTCGGTTCAGTGGGGAGGGCCTGGAATTCCTGAACGAAGTTTTTTCGGGTTCTAGCTGA
- a CDS encoding gamma carbonic anhydrase family protein, whose translation MAVYALDDKKPEIHESAYVDELASIIGDVVLEEKTSVWPSAVLRGDIERIYIGPCSNVQDNVSIHTSHGQPTIVGRYVTIGHNAVVHGAQIGDYTIIGMGAIILDGARIGRHVVIGAGALVPPGKEIPDYSLVVGVPGKVIRQLNEEEIEWTKRNAEIYMELAEKHLAARRKL comes from the coding sequence ATGGCGGTATACGCGCTTGATGATAAAAAACCCGAGATTCACGAGAGTGCTTACGTTGATGAACTGGCTTCAATAATAGGCGACGTCGTCCTTGAGGAGAAGACGAGCGTCTGGCCAAGCGCCGTTCTCAGAGGGGACATAGAGCGGATCTACATTGGCCCCTGCTCTAACGTCCAGGACAACGTCAGTATACACACATCACATGGCCAACCCACCATAGTTGGTAGGTACGTTACCATCGGGCACAACGCGGTCGTTCACGGCGCCCAAATCGGTGACTACACCATAATAGGAATGGGGGCGATAATTCTCGACGGGGCCAGGATAGGGAGGCACGTCGTTATAGGTGCTGGGGCCCTTGTTCCACCGGGCAAAGAGATACCCGACTACAGCCTCGTTGTCGGCGTTCCAGGCAAAGTCATTAGACAGCTCAACGAGGAGGAGATTGAGTGGACGAAGAGGAACGCCGAGATTTACATGGAGCTCGCCGAGAAGCACCTTGCGGCGAGGAGAAAACTCTGA
- a CDS encoding DUF835 domain-containing protein, protein MNPISLLNLVSRWILFMAVAYKAAKTHEKSWALLSMAFFIDGLNIESYILNPLGIHIVKGAYDVASKIPNFAIALLLSWGALHLKYKKSEFRHVVLFGVLAVASYVWLFLLAANAFGEDNFAIKSSFPSLALGLSLIYLGFVLRDYVVPRHHIEELFPWGLMLLGALNLTYPVGRSVQWYSTMAFFAAALFRLAAALGALKFIFYPIGEPESARIVDITPGAYMFPSREGIRKRLGSLMVDPALVMVTREDPEVLKAQLHPDALVFWVTRAREGLINEKPAIYAVSPTNIGILLDLVAKAVNKGYRILCVDAFEYMAVENGFDSAFKFLTTLKDLLMARGGSVILTINPDSLDPRQEKLLEREFIRG, encoded by the coding sequence TTGAATCCAATTTCCCTCCTTAACCTGGTCTCCAGATGGATTCTCTTCATGGCCGTTGCATACAAGGCCGCAAAAACCCACGAGAAGAGCTGGGCTCTCCTCTCAATGGCGTTCTTTATTGACGGTCTGAACATTGAAAGCTACATCCTTAACCCTCTGGGGATCCATATCGTGAAGGGGGCCTACGATGTGGCCTCCAAGATACCAAACTTCGCCATAGCCCTCCTCCTGTCATGGGGTGCGCTTCACCTGAAGTACAAGAAGAGTGAGTTTCGGCACGTGGTGCTGTTTGGGGTTCTTGCGGTTGCCTCTTACGTATGGCTGTTCCTCCTTGCTGCCAACGCCTTTGGTGAGGACAACTTTGCCATTAAGTCCTCCTTCCCGTCTCTGGCCCTGGGGCTCTCGCTCATATATCTTGGGTTTGTCCTCCGCGACTATGTGGTGCCCAGGCACCATATCGAGGAGCTGTTCCCCTGGGGTTTGATGCTCCTGGGTGCACTCAACCTCACCTACCCTGTGGGCCGTTCAGTACAGTGGTACTCCACCATGGCGTTCTTCGCGGCGGCTCTCTTCAGGCTGGCGGCGGCCCTTGGAGCTTTAAAGTTCATATTCTATCCCATCGGGGAACCGGAGAGCGCACGTATCGTGGACATAACACCCGGTGCGTACATGTTTCCGAGCAGGGAGGGGATCAGAAAGCGCCTTGGAAGCCTGATGGTGGACCCTGCCCTTGTGATGGTAACCAGGGAGGATCCAGAGGTTTTGAAAGCCCAGCTCCACCCTGATGCTCTCGTTTTCTGGGTTACGAGGGCTAGAGAGGGGCTTATAAACGAGAAACCGGCTATTTATGCCGTGAGCCCGACGAACATCGGGATACTGCTTGATCTGGTCGCCAAGGCAGTAAACAAGGGGTACAGGATACTGTGCGTTGATGCATTCGAGTACATGGCGGTGGAAAACGGGTTTGACTCCGCCTTTAAATTTCTGACCACCCTGAAGGATTTGCTCATGGCGCGGGGTGGAAGTGTGATACTGACGATAAACCCGGATTCACTGGATCCCAGGCAGGAAAAACTCCTAGAAAGGGAGTTCATAAGGGGCTGA
- the uppS gene encoding polyprenyl diphosphate synthase — translation MFYRIVSKIPHILFKPLYDVYEDYLLGKVKSGNLPRHVAIIMDGNRRWAKKLEKPPWYGHLFGSNKLEEIMEWCRELGIGTLTVYAFSTENFKRSPEEVNALMNLFEQKFRELVDDERIHKYGVRVNVLGRKELLPDRVRKAAEDAERATRGYSNYTLNIALAYGGRSEITDAIRDIVQDVLGGRLRPEDVDEDLVKRYLYYPGMPDPDIVIRTGGEIRISNFLLYQIAYSELFFVDVYFPEFRKIDFLRIIREYQRRQRRFGR, via the coding sequence ATGTTTTACAGGATCGTCTCCAAAATCCCCCATATCCTATTTAAGCCCCTATATGATGTTTACGAGGACTATCTCCTGGGCAAGGTGAAATCCGGAAACCTTCCCCGTCACGTTGCCATAATAATGGACGGCAACAGGAGGTGGGCCAAAAAACTTGAGAAGCCTCCGTGGTACGGTCACCTGTTCGGGTCCAACAAGCTGGAGGAGATAATGGAGTGGTGCCGTGAGCTAGGGATAGGAACCCTCACCGTGTACGCTTTCTCCACAGAGAACTTTAAGCGCTCCCCTGAAGAAGTTAACGCCTTGATGAACCTCTTTGAGCAGAAGTTCAGGGAACTGGTGGATGACGAGAGGATCCACAAATACGGGGTGCGGGTGAACGTACTCGGGAGGAAGGAGCTTCTGCCGGATAGGGTTAGAAAAGCTGCGGAGGATGCGGAGAGGGCCACCAGGGGGTACTCCAACTACACTCTTAACATAGCACTGGCGTACGGTGGCAGGAGCGAGATAACGGACGCCATCAGGGACATCGTTCAAGACGTTCTGGGCGGCAGGCTGAGACCGGAGGACGTGGACGAGGATCTCGTCAAGAGGTACCTGTACTACCCCGGCATGCCCGACCCTGATATAGTGATACGAACTGGCGGCGAGATCCGTATAAGCAATTTTCTTCTGTATCAGATCGCGTACAGTGAGCTTTTCTTTGTAGATGTCTACTTCCCTGAGTTCAGAAAAATAGATTTCTTGAGGATAATCCGGGAGTACCAGAGAAGGCAGCGCCGTTTTGGACGTTAG
- a CDS encoding TrkH family potassium uptake protein: MRELGKYINIADDLFVVKNLIGVILQGVGIAYLFPVLLTWFYPDEIRYSVYFAVPGVLSILFGAWLSRHMGKVEDVNLRQAMISAAFVWLTASAVSVVPFMKIAKMSFIDSYFESMSAWTGTGLTMMSHLESYPHILLFWRAWMQWLGGVGIVLVALTILIRPGVAAARLYKAEARTERILPNLVNTAKAIFAIYAVLTVLGVYLYYINGMNLFDAVVHSMTGLGTGGMSSHDQSIGYFHSTAIEAVTIFLMIMGAVNFTVHYRVFRDKHLKPFFDDIQVRYMFLFLIPTIAIISFSLFQSGDTVSQALRQAVFHSVSAITCTGFGIANLSHYPELAKFMLGILMVIGGGAGSTAGGIKLIRITLMYESLKWTLEQAILPKGAVIKRKVGNYVFTESDVQEVMGFTMTYLAILLLGTVYTMLRLHVKLVDAFFEIASAQGNVGLSVGITSPSLPLDMKLLLIMHMWVGRLEVFSTLVFILSVFFLAPRVVKRR; the protein is encoded by the coding sequence ATGCGGGAGCTTGGAAAGTACATCAACATAGCGGACGACCTGTTTGTCGTGAAGAACCTGATAGGTGTCATACTTCAAGGTGTTGGCATCGCTTACCTGTTCCCGGTGCTCCTCACGTGGTTCTACCCCGATGAAATCAGGTACTCCGTTTACTTTGCGGTACCCGGTGTCCTAAGCATACTCTTCGGGGCGTGGCTCTCAAGACACATGGGCAAGGTGGAGGACGTCAACCTCCGACAGGCGATGATATCCGCGGCCTTCGTATGGCTCACCGCATCCGCCGTAAGCGTCGTTCCCTTCATGAAGATAGCCAAGATGTCATTTATAGACTCGTATTTTGAGAGCATGAGTGCATGGACCGGAACCGGTTTGACAATGATGAGCCATCTTGAGAGCTATCCCCATATCCTGCTGTTTTGGAGGGCGTGGATGCAGTGGCTTGGTGGGGTCGGCATCGTGCTTGTGGCACTCACGATACTCATCCGGCCAGGGGTGGCGGCCGCCAGACTTTACAAGGCAGAGGCGAGAACCGAGCGGATCCTCCCGAACCTTGTGAACACCGCCAAGGCCATATTTGCGATATACGCCGTCCTCACGGTGCTTGGTGTGTACCTCTACTACATAAACGGTATGAACCTCTTCGATGCCGTGGTCCACTCAATGACGGGTCTTGGGACCGGTGGTATGAGCAGTCACGACCAGAGTATCGGCTATTTCCACAGCACCGCCATTGAGGCCGTGACAATATTCCTTATGATAATGGGCGCCGTCAACTTCACGGTTCACTACCGTGTTTTCAGGGACAAACACCTGAAGCCTTTCTTCGATGACATCCAGGTCAGGTACATGTTCCTCTTCCTGATCCCGACCATTGCTATAATCTCCTTCTCCCTCTTTCAGTCCGGTGATACGGTGTCCCAGGCGCTGAGACAGGCGGTGTTCCATTCGGTATCGGCTATAACGTGTACCGGTTTTGGAATCGCGAACCTCTCCCACTACCCGGAGCTCGCGAAGTTCATGCTGGGTATCCTGATGGTCATAGGAGGGGGTGCTGGAAGCACCGCAGGCGGTATAAAGCTCATCCGCATCACCCTTATGTATGAGAGTCTTAAATGGACCTTGGAGCAGGCGATACTTCCCAAGGGTGCGGTCATCAAAAGAAAGGTCGGCAACTACGTCTTCACGGAGTCGGACGTCCAGGAGGTCATGGGCTTTACGATGACGTACCTCGCGATCCTCCTCCTTGGAACCGTTTACACGATGCTCCGTCTGCACGTTAAACTGGTGGATGCCTTCTTTGAGATCGCCTCCGCTCAAGGCAACGTTGGATTGAGCGTTGGAATCACTTCTCCTTCCCTTCCTCTGGACATGAAGCTGCTCCTGATAATGCACATGTGGGTCGGGAGGCTTGAGGTATTCTCTACACTGGTTTTCATACTCAGCGTCTTCTTCCTGGCCCCACGGGTGGTGAAGAGGAGATGA
- a CDS encoding energy-coupling factor ABC transporter ATP-binding protein, with protein sequence MNVISVENLSFKYRRASDYALRDVSFNVKKGEFLGVIGPSGSGKSTLCLTLNGIIPNSIKGEFEGRVVVRGINGEELDTREAPVSRISSLVGLVLQNPDSQLFNMTVEEEVAFGLENLGLDPNEIWRRVRWALKVSGLEGLENEFPPNLSGGQKQRLAIAAAFAMRPQVLVLDEPTSQLDPLGKNEVLGLLSLLRREHGITIVLVEHHTDYILRHADRVLVMDAGRVVLEGTPAEVMEEVELLERLGVRIPASLEVSHELRKRGKLRRLFINPEELLSELRSS encoded by the coding sequence ATGAACGTTATCTCCGTGGAGAACCTGAGCTTCAAATACCGGCGAGCCAGCGATTACGCCCTCAGAGACGTGAGCTTTAATGTTAAGAAGGGCGAGTTTCTGGGTGTGATCGGTCCAAGCGGTAGCGGTAAATCGACCCTCTGTCTGACCCTCAACGGTATTATCCCGAACTCCATAAAAGGAGAATTCGAGGGACGCGTGGTCGTTAGGGGCATCAATGGGGAAGAGCTGGACACCAGGGAGGCCCCCGTTTCAAGAATCTCCTCACTAGTGGGGCTTGTACTCCAAAACCCGGACAGTCAGCTGTTCAACATGACCGTTGAGGAGGAGGTTGCTTTCGGCCTAGAGAACCTGGGTCTTGATCCCAATGAAATATGGCGACGGGTCAGGTGGGCACTGAAGGTCTCGGGGCTTGAAGGGCTTGAAAATGAATTCCCTCCGAACCTGAGTGGGGGCCAGAAACAGAGGCTTGCAATAGCCGCGGCCTTCGCCATGAGGCCGCAGGTACTTGTTCTGGATGAACCAACCTCACAACTTGACCCTCTGGGCAAGAATGAAGTGCTGGGCCTTCTCTCGCTTTTGAGGAGGGAGCACGGGATAACCATCGTCCTTGTGGAGCACCACACCGATTACATCCTTAGACACGCCGACCGGGTTCTTGTGATGGACGCGGGCAGGGTGGTCCTTGAAGGAACCCCCGCTGAAGTCATGGAGGAGGTCGAACTCTTGGAGAGGCTCGGTGTCAGGATTCCAGCAAGCCTGGAGGTGTCCCATGAGCTCAGGAAAAGGGGAAAGCTCAGAAGGCTTTTCATCAATCCGGAGGAGCTCCTTTCCGAGCTAAGATCCTCCTGA
- the map gene encoding type II methionyl aminopeptidase, translated as MDERESLIKAGEITRQIKKEVLNMITPGAKLYEIAEFVERRIAEFGGKPAFPCNLSINEQAAHYTPYRGDESVLHEGDYLKIDLGVHVDGYIADTAITIRVGREEDELMEASREALENAIATVRAGVKIREIGKAVEETIRGKGFNPIVNLSGHKIERYKLHAGISIPNVYREGDTYELKEGDVIAIEPFATTGAGHVAEVPPALIFMYVKDRPLRNIHARRLLMHIKREYKTLPFAYRWLQGFMGDNQLKLALAQLDRAGAIYSYPILREVRGGMVAQFEHTVIVEKEGAYITT; from the coding sequence GTGGACGAAAGGGAATCTCTCATAAAAGCTGGCGAAATAACGAGGCAGATAAAAAAGGAAGTACTCAATATGATAACCCCAGGTGCAAAGCTCTACGAGATCGCGGAGTTCGTCGAGAGACGCATAGCGGAGTTTGGGGGAAAGCCAGCCTTTCCGTGCAACCTTTCGATAAATGAGCAGGCGGCCCATTACACCCCCTACAGGGGAGACGAGAGTGTCCTTCATGAGGGAGATTACCTAAAGATTGACCTGGGGGTTCATGTAGACGGATATATCGCGGACACTGCGATAACGATCAGGGTGGGGCGGGAAGAGGATGAGCTCATGGAAGCCTCAAGGGAAGCCCTGGAGAACGCGATAGCAACAGTGAGGGCCGGGGTCAAGATAAGGGAGATAGGCAAGGCCGTAGAAGAGACGATAAGGGGAAAGGGTTTCAATCCGATAGTGAACCTCAGCGGACACAAGATAGAACGCTACAAACTCCACGCGGGAATAAGCATCCCCAACGTGTACAGGGAGGGGGACACGTACGAACTCAAGGAGGGTGACGTGATAGCGATAGAACCCTTCGCAACGACGGGCGCCGGGCATGTGGCCGAGGTTCCGCCCGCACTCATCTTCATGTATGTAAAAGACAGACCGCTCAGGAATATCCACGCAAGAAGGCTCCTGATGCACATTAAGAGGGAGTACAAGACGTTACCCTTCGCGTACCGTTGGCTGCAGGGATTCATGGGCGACAATCAGCTCAAGCTCGCCCTCGCCCAGCTCGACAGGGCCGGCGCGATATACAGCTATCCAATCCTCCGGGAGGTCCGCGGCGGAATGGTCGCACAGTTCGAGCACACGGTCATCGTGGAGAAGGAAGGAGCGTACATCACCACATAA
- the hjc gene encoding Holliday junction resolvase Hjc, with amino-acid sequence MRYRRGASAERELIKMLEKKGFAVIRSAGSKKVDIIAGRRGRYLCIEVKSTHEDRLYFSREDYEKLTSFAGLFGGKAVIAVKFVGRGWRFFYPEDLSNGGKNYKLDVREKKYRRFEEVIGLQASLDGVINREG; translated from the coding sequence ATGAGGTACAGAAGGGGCGCCAGTGCTGAACGGGAACTGATTAAAATGCTGGAAAAAAAGGGGTTTGCCGTGATCAGATCCGCCGGCAGTAAAAAGGTGGACATAATCGCGGGGAGGAGGGGACGGTACCTCTGTATAGAGGTCAAGAGCACTCACGAAGACCGGCTCTACTTCTCAAGGGAGGACTACGAAAAGCTGACCTCCTTCGCAGGACTCTTCGGTGGAAAGGCGGTTATAGCGGTCAAGTTCGTAGGTAGAGGGTGGAGGTTTTTCTATCCCGAGGACCTCTCCAACGGAGGCAAAAACTATAAGCTCGACGTCAGAGAAAAGAAATACCGGAGGTTCGAGGAGGTGATAGGCCTCCAGGCCTCCCTCGATGGGGTGATAAACCGTGAAGGTTAA
- the cyaB gene encoding class IV adenylate cyclase: MIEVEIKGYADDEVFEKVRKNFQLIRKEYHEDTYYSHPCRDFSSTDEALRIRIRRFDGHFEAFLTYKGPKIDQHSKSRVEIEVPVNDPDKHAEILRNLGFSEVLTLDKVREKYYVDKGVVIALDEVSGIGKFVEIETFTEREEEVPRKVSFLKEVLSDLGVKQFERRSYLELLLEKDGNHGKTG, translated from the coding sequence GTGATCGAAGTGGAGATAAAAGGGTACGCAGATGATGAGGTGTTTGAAAAGGTCAGAAAGAATTTCCAGCTGATAAGAAAAGAGTATCATGAGGACACGTACTACTCCCACCCCTGCAGGGACTTCTCAAGCACGGACGAGGCCCTTAGGATAAGAATCCGACGTTTCGACGGCCATTTCGAAGCATTCCTCACTTACAAGGGACCGAAGATCGATCAGCATTCCAAGAGCCGTGTGGAGATAGAGGTCCCAGTAAACGACCCGGATAAGCACGCTGAGATACTCAGGAACCTGGGGTTCAGCGAAGTCCTGACCCTCGACAAAGTCAGAGAGAAGTACTACGTCGACAAAGGTGTTGTGATAGCGCTCGACGAGGTCTCCGGCATCGGGAAGTTCGTGGAGATCGAGACGTTCACCGAGAGGGAGGAAGAAGTGCCCCGGAAGGTATCGTTCCTCAAGGAGGTGCTGAGTGATCTAGGGGTCAAGCAGTTTGAGAGGAGGTCGTACCTGGAACTCCTGCTCGAAAAGGATGGGAACCATGGGAAAACTGGATGA